From the genome of Uranotaenia lowii strain MFRU-FL chromosome 1, ASM2978415v1, whole genome shotgun sequence, one region includes:
- the LOC129739927 gene encoding uncharacterized protein LOC129739927: MKAVFVCLLLALAGQSLAQSQEEFIEYLLEIQYQAESVHQMMEGTFDNVRFTMSEQLIELNRDIIEEMNEALVQVEDIKESTEAYVEASDAPQVCIDVSVANWALEIEWVGQALQRCAGDANIEITRATADVHAALEYAQVSSTDLQNIVVRGFIDWNAIDYTESLSSVVGTQIEQAEYFFRVATQPMLERELQDIFDLRTDLLPRIERCINRGLERFNNYARVIRDTLYFCTNN; this comes from the exons atgaagGCTGTCTTCGTGTGTTTGCTGCTGGCCTTGGCCGGACAA TCTCTGGCCCAGAGCCAGGAGGAGTTCATCGAATACCTGCTGGAGATCCAGTACCAGGCCGAATCCGTGCACCAGATGATGGAGGGAACCTTCGACAACGTGCGCTTCACCATGAGCGAACAGCTGATCGAACTGAACCGGGACATCATCGAGGAAATGAACGAAGCCCTTGTTCAGGTTGAAGATATCAAGGAAAGCACCGAAGCCTACGTCGAAGCGTCCGATGCTCCTCAGGTCTGTATCGATGTGTCCGTTGCCAACTGGGCCCTGGAAATCGAATGGGTCGGCCAGGCTCTGCAACGGTGCGCCGGCGATGCCAACATCGAGATCACCCGTGCCACCGCCGATGTTCACGCTGCCCTCGAGTACGCCCAGGTTTCCTCGACCGATCTGCAGAACATCGTCGTCCGTGGATTCATCGACTGGAACGCCATCGACTACACCGAATCGCTGTCGTCCGTCGTCGGCACCCAGATCGAACAGGCCGAATACTTCTTCCGTGTCGCCACCCAGCCGATGCTGGAGCGCGAACTGCAGGACATCTTCGATCTGAGGACCGATCTGTTGCCCCGCATTGAACGGTGCATCAACCGTGGACTGGAGCGCTTCAACAACTACGCCCGCGTCATCCGTGACACCCTGTACTTCTGCACGAACAACTAA